One region of Thunnus albacares chromosome 8, fThuAlb1.1, whole genome shotgun sequence genomic DNA includes:
- the setdb1b gene encoding histone-lysine N-methyltransferase SETDB1-B isoform X2, translating into MHMHNRMEVEGWDSSLEEELGISLDELKKWIEEAVEKSEIVQRKKAQLTQLKEWVEQKEEEEAMTETLLTDANQSILECEKLVKATYHRNGLVYRESSSEDEGGVGGVLSSEVIEIDDDDDDDVIAVGCLVPPKKTVTPVKDPALKETSTALQKTSQQVQKLVQMVSKTSPGAPLLRSPAQPPAQSGVHASVPAVFVSQVPSQSMTQPNPKMKEDELRVGMSILGKKRTKIWHRGTLVAINPVGNGIYKYKVKFDKGKSLLSGNHVAFDYNPTLESLYVGARVVAKYKDGNLVWLYAGIVAEMPNNKNRMRFLIFFDDGYASYVTLPELYPVCRPLKHTWEDIEDASCRDFIEEYITAYPSRPMVLLKLGQIIKTEWEGTWWKSKVEEVDSSLVKILFLDDKRSEWIYRGSTRLEPMFNLKMTTANTQEKKLAGQQRTRPNMGALRSKGPVVQYTSDGHVGASPVTSQQTPSGQPIQTPQPQQPPQPPQLQQTAQPARPPQTTQSPQTLQPSQTLQPPQPPRIDNKHQMAKKSTSPFVPGVGGTHASKVMQSLSSSPSNLPGARILNTPNSATVTFTQPFQRQLPSLAPTPPPPVAHAMATIPHQPSYRAPTDRIFYLAHTCQPACLNRVRPAKSDMHRGKNPLLTPLLYDFRRMTGRRKVNRKMTFHVIYKAPCGLCLRNMSEIQHYLFQTRCDFIFLEMFCLDPYVLVDRPFQPQRPFYYIPDITRGKEDIPLSCVNEIDSTPPPKVAYSKERIPEDGVFINTSPDFLVGCECTDGCRDKSKCSCHQLTLQATGCTPGAQINPNAGYLHKRLEECLPTGIYECNKRCKCSQMCTNKLVQHGLQVRLQLFKTQNKGWGIRCLDDVAKGSFVCIYAGKILTDDFADKEGLEMGDEYFANLDHIESVENFKEGYESEAHCSDSEGSGVDMTRIKIQPSALVSSNPVGRPPKKGESKSSAQSPSSSGDSNDDDDKDSKSEDESDSSDDTFVKDNYYSSSSVWRSYTTRGQVKGNKEGSQDSKDGLSASARGTDDEKPPSMPEETGKSKVASWLTSQGLKKESGDSKSHVKSETTGKKQDVMTLSDSDDVQTISSGSEDNKEKEKVPQGVTKKQVAVKSTRGIALKNSHGMMVKTGQPGGGGGQGGQGGKSGQQGQTGAGGDNAPKNTRQFFDGEESCYIIDAKLEGNLGRYLNHSCSPNLFVQNVFVDTHDLRFPWVAFFASKRIRAGTELTWDYNYEVGSVEGKVLLCCCGSTECRGRLL; encoded by the exons ATGCACATGCATAACAG aATGGAGGTGGAGGGCTGGGACTCCAGTCTGGAGGAAGAACTGGGCATTTCTCTGGACGAGCTGAAGAAGTGGATTGAAGAGGCCGTGGAGAAGAGTGAGATTGTGCAGAGGAAAAAGGCTCAGCTGACACAGCTGAAGGAATGGGTAgagcagaaagaggaggaggaggcaatGACAGAGACTCTCCTAACTGACGCCAACCA gtCCATATTGGAGTGCGAGAAGCTCGTGAAGGCAACCTACCATAGGAACGGCCTTGTCTATCGGGAGAGCAGCTCAGAGGATGAAGGGGGCGTTGGAGGGGTGCTGTCCTCCGAGGTCATTGAGATAgatgacgacgacgacgatgatgTCATTGCTGTCGGTTGTT TGGTTCCTCCCAAGAAGACTGTCACTCCTGTCAAAGATCCAGCG CTAAAAGAGACATCCACAGCTCTACAGAAAACCTCCCAGCAGGTACAAAAATTGGTCCAAATGGTCAGTAAGACTTCACCAGGTGCACCGCTGCTCAGATCTCCAGCACAACCTCCAGCCCAGTCag GTGTTCACGCTTCAGTACCAGCAGTGTTTGTATCCCAGGTTCCATCTCAGTCGATGACCCAGCCGAACCCGAAAATGAAAGAGGATGAGCTCAGAGTCGGGATGAGCATTCTGGGAAAGAAACGTACCAAGATCTGGCACAGAGGCACCCTTGTTGCCATTAATCCTGTCG GAAACGGTATCTACAAGTATAAAGTAAAGTTTGATAAAGGCAAAAGTCTGCTCTCTGGAAATCACGTGGCTTTCGACTATAACCCCACACTGGAGAGTCTTTATGTCGGGGCCCGTGTAGTCGCCAAGTACAAGGATGGTAACCTGGTGTGGCTCTATGCTGGAATAGTAGCAGAGATGCCCAACAACAAGAACCGAATGAG gtttCTGATCTTCTTCGATGATGGCTATGCCTCATATGTGACACTACCTGAGCTCTACCCTGTATGTCGACCAC TAAAGCATACTTGGGAGGACATAGAGGATGCGTCATGTCGAGACTTCATCGAGGAGTACATCACTGCCTATCCTAGCAGACCTATGGTGCTCCTAAAACTCGGCCAGATCATCAAAACAGAGTGGGAGGGAACCTGGTGGAAGAGCAAAGTGGAGGAAGTGGACAGCAGCTTGGTCAAGATCCTCTTTTTG GATGATAAGAGGAGTGAGTGGATCTATAGAGGCTCCACCAGGTTGGAGCCAATGTTCAACCTGAAGATGACCACCGCCAACACCCAGGAGAAGAAGCTCGCTGGCCAGCAGAGGACACGGCCTAACATGG GTGCACTGAGGAGTAAAGGCCCAGTAGTTCAGTACACCAGTGATGGACATGTTGGAGCCTCTCCTGTCACATCACAGCAGACCCCATCCGGCCAGCCTATACAGACACCACAACCTCAACAGCCGCCACAGCCTCCACAGCTCCAACAAACCGCTCAGCCTGCACGGCCTCCACAAACTACACAGTCGCCACAAACTCTGCAACCTTCTCAAACTCTGCAGCCTCCACAGCCTCCACGTATCGA CAATAAACATCAGATGGCAAAGAAGAGTACTTCTCCATTTGTCCCTGGAGTGGGAGGCACTCATGCCTCCAAAGTCATGCAGTCTCTTTCCTCCAGTCCCAGCAACCTGCCTGG TGCAAGAATTTTAAATACCCCAAATAGTGCAACCGTCACTTTCACACAGCCGTTTCAGAGACAGTTGCCCTCTCTGGCTCCTACCCCGCCTCCTCCTGTGGCCCACGCTATGGCCACCATCCCACATCAGCCCTCATACCGTGCCCCAACAGACCGCATCTTTTACCTGGCACACACGTGTCAACCCGCTTGTCTGAATCGTGTCCGACCAGCAAAATCAGACATGCACCGAGGAAAGAACCCCCTCCTCACACCTTTACTGTACGATTTTAGACGCATGACGGGACGACGCAAAGTCAACCGCAAG ATGACCTTCCATGTGATCTACAAGGCTCCTTGCGGGCTTTGCCTGCGTAACATGTCAGAGATCCAGCACTACCTCTTCCAGACACGCTGTGACTTTATATTCTTAGAAATGTTCTGTCTAGACCCCTACGTGCTTGTGGACCGGCCCTTCCAGCCACAGAGGCCCTTCTATTATATTCCAGACATCACTCGGGGAAAGGAGGACATCCCACTTTCCTGCGTCAATGAAATTGATTCCACCCCGCCTCCTAAAGTAGCCTACA GTAAAGAGCGTATTCCTGAAGATGGGGTATTCATCAACACCAGTCCAGACTTCCTGGTTGGGTGTGAGTGCACTGACGGCTGCCGAGACAA GTCCAAATGCTCTTGCCACCAGCTGACCCTTCAGGCAACGGGTTGTACACCGGGGGCACAGATCAACCCAAACGCAGGATATTTGCACAAACGATTAGAGGAGTGCCTGCCCACAGG GATCTACGAATGTAATAAGCGCTGCAAATGTTCTCAGATGTGCACCAATAAGCTGGTGCAGCACGGCCTGCAGGTGCGTCTCCAGCTCTTCAAGACCCAGAACAAAGGCTGGGGCATCCGCTGCCTAGATGACGTGGCCAAGGGCTCTTTTGTATGCATCTACGCTG GTAAAATCTTGACAGACGACTTTGCTGACAAAGAAGGCCTAGAGATGGGCGATGAATATTTTGCTAACCTGGACCATATAGAGAGTGTGGAGAACTTCAAGGAGGGTTATGAGAGCGAGGCTCACTGTTCGGACAGCGAGGGGAGTGGTGTGGACATGACCAGGATAAAAATCCAACCTTCCGCCTTAGTATCATCTAACCCTGTGGGCCGACCACCCAAGAAGGGTGAGTCCAAGTCCAGTG CTCAAAGCCCAAGCTCATCAGGGGACAGCAATGACGATGACGACAAAGACTCTAAGAGTGAAGATGAAAGTGACAGTTCAGACGACACGTTTGTGAAGGATAACTATTACAGCTCCAGCTCCGTGTGGAGGAGTTACACCACACGTGGTCAGGTTAAAGGCAACAAGGAAG GGAGTCAAGATAGTAAAGATGGATTGAGTGCGTCGGCCAGAGGAACTGATGATGAAAAGCCACCGTCCATGCCAGAGGAGACGGGGAAGAGCAAAGTGGCCTCATGGCTCACCAGCCAGGGACTGAAGAAG GAATCTGGAGACAGCAAGAG tcATGTGAAGTCAGAGACGACAGGGAAGAAGCAGGATGTGATGACGCTCTCTGACAGTGACGATGTTCAGACCATCAGCTCCGGATCTGAAGACaacaaggagaaagagaaagtccCCCAGG GTGTGACTAAAAAGCAGGTAGCAGTGAAATCCACACGCGGCATCGCTCTGAAGAACAGTCATGGCATGATGGTAAAAACAGGTCAGCCTGGAGGCGGGGGAGGGCAGGGGGGTCAGGGAGGAAAATCAGGGCAGCAGGGACAGACCGGAGCAGGTGGAGACAACGCTCCCAAAAACACCCGTCAGTTCTTTGATGGCGAGGAGTCCTGCTACATTATTGATGCCAAGTTGGAAGGCAACCTTGGACGTTACCTTAAT CACAGCTGTAGTCCTAACCTTTTCGTCCAGAACGTGTTTGTGGACACACATGACTTGCGGTTCCCCTGGGTGGCATTCTTTGCCAGCAA GCGGATCCGGGCCGGCACAGAGCTCACCTGGGACTACAACTACGAGGTGGGCAGTGTGGAGGGCAAagtgctgctctgctgctgtggATCCACTGAGTGCAGAGGAAGACTGCTGTGA